Genomic window (Prochlorococcus marinus str. GP2):
GGAGTCGAACCCACGACCTACGGTTTAGGAAACCGTTGCTCTATCCTGCTGAGCTACAGCCCCAATAGATGATTTTTAGAGTATTACGCATTATGCTAGATGAAAGCAGGAGAGGCAATCGCAAGAAAGTTTTATTTTGTTTCCAAAATAAAACTTTCTTGAGGAAAGTCCGGGCTCCCACATGGTCAGGCTTGCTGGGTAATTCCCAGTGCGGGTAACCGTGAGGATAGTGCCACAGAAACATACCGCCTAATACTTTATTGTATGGCAAGGGTGCAAGGGTGCGGTAAGAGCGCACCAGCAACATTGAGAGGTGTTGGCTAGGTAAACCCCGGCTGGGAGCAAGGCTTAGTAGATTTATGACCATTAAACAATCTACTTTTAAGTGCCGCTTGAGACTGCGAAGTAATTCGAGTCCTAGATAGATGATTGCCCATCTTAATTAAGATGAACAGAACCCGGCTTATGACCTGCTTTCTAATTGTTGTGATCATTGAAATCAAATGACAAATATAATTAACGCAAAAAGAATTAATCAAATAACTACTTTTTTACAGTCTTTAAATATAAAATCAAAAAGATTTACTGAATTAATTAGATCACAAAATATTTCAATAATTGAAGATTTCAATAGAGCATTTATCCATTCCTCGGAGGACAAAATAATAAACTACGAAAAACTAGAATTTTTCGGAGATGCAGTACTCAGATTAGCTGCTTCTAACTTTATTGAAAAAAAATATCCTCAAATGAATGTAGGAGAGAGATCAGAGCTAAGAGCACAAATTGTAAGTGATGAATGGTTAACTAAATTAGGGGAAAAAATTGATATAGAGAAATTAATAATTAAAGGACCTAAAGCTCTTGGTGATGAAAATTCAAAAAAAACTATTACAGGCGAAGCCACAGAAGCTTTAATCGGTGCTGTTTATAAGTGCTTTAATTCAATTGAGGAAGTAAATCTTTGGTTAGATGATATTTGGGAAGAAGATTCAGAAATATTTTTAAAAGCCCCATATAAGTTCAAATCTAAGACAGTATTGCAAGAGTGGTGTCAAAGTAAAGGTTTGGATTTGCCAGTCTATAAAATAATTGAAGTCTCAAATAAAAATGGGGACCCTAAGAGATTTTCTTGCGATGTATTTATCGAAGGATTAAAAGAATCATCTGCCTTCGGCAAATCCCATAAACAAGCAGAAACTAATGCAGCTAGAGTTTTGATAGAAAAATTTATAACTACAGGTAAAATCTAATTTTTATACTATTTCTAAATTATTTAGCTGAAAAGTTATGAGTTTATCCCAATTACCCCCTTCAAAAAGAACAGCTGCTCTTTTGTTTGTAACTCTTTGTACGAATCCTTTATATCCTCTGTATATAGAATTATTGTCTTTAACAACAACAAAAGAACCGGGGAGTATGGGTTTAGTAGATAATTCCATAAGACAATCTTTCTAATACAATACATGATAAATAAAAATGAATGGTTAATCGTTGGATTGATAACATCATGTCATGGAATTAATGGACAGGTAAAGGTTAAATCTCTAAGTGATTTTGATGAAAGATTTTTAAAGCCAGGAATAAGATGGTTGCAAAAAGAAAATGAACCTCCTTCAAAAATAGAACTTATATCTGGTTTCAAACAGCCTGGTAAAGAAACTTTTATAATTAAGATCCAAGGAATAAATACTAGAAATCTTGCAGAGCAACTTAAAAAATTTAAAATTCTTGTAAAGAGTGATAATCTACCTAATTTAAAAAAGGAAGAATTCCACTTGTTAGAACTTATAGATCTCAAAGTCAAGATTTTAGAAAATAATGAATTAAAAATAATTGGAAAAGTCATTAATTTAGAAAATGAGAAAAATAATTTACTTGTTATTGAATTATTTAAAAATCAAAAAAAAGTTCTAATACCATTTGTTAAAGAAATAGTCCCATCAGTAGATATAAAAAATAATTTTCTAATTATCAATCCTCCAAGTGGACTTTTAGAGCTATATATTTAAAAATAAAAATTTGAAATAAACAAATTATTCCACTGTTACGCTTTTTGCTAAATTTCTTGGTTGATCTACATCAAGTCCTCTATGAGCAGCAATATGGTAACTCAATAATTGTAAAGGCACTACGTTAAGCAAAGGTGAAATCCATTCATTAGAGGAAGGAACTTTCATTAAATAATCAAAAATTTCCGTTCCATTACATTCAGGAGCTATCCCAATCAAATATGAATCTCTAGCTTTTGCTTCTTGAGCATTACTTATAACTTTATCGAAAACTTCACCAGGTGAGGCAATAGAAATTACAGGTACTTTTTTATCTAACAAAGCTATTGGACCATGTTTCATTTCTCCAGCTGGATACCCAGCGGCATGAATATAACTAATTTCTTTGAGTTTTAATGCTCCTTCAAGAGCAATAGGATAATTTATACCTCTTCCTAAAAAAATAACATCTTTAATATTAAAAAAATCATGTGCTAGCTTTTCTGAAGATTTATTGTGTTGTTCTAAAAGATCTTCTATTAATGGTGGTAGTTTTATAAGTTCAGTTATTAATTGACTTATTTCATCTGAGCTTTGACTTCCTTTAATTTCCGCAAATTTTATAGCTAATCCATAAAAAGAAAGTAACTGAGCAAAAAAAGTTTTAGTTGCTGCAACTCCCACTTCTATTCCTGCACAAATATCTACTATGTTAAGAACCAGCCTTCCTATCGAGCTTTCTTTTCTATTTGTTATTGCAATAAGATTAGGTTTAAAATTTTTATCTTCAATCGAAGACCTCCTTTTAATTTCCATATCGATAGCTGCAATCGTATCAGCAGTTTCTCCAGATTGAGTGACTCCAATAGTTAATGTGTTTGGGAGCAGAGGTGGTGGTGAATATCGAAATTCACTTGCGTAAAAGACATTTGTGGGGATACCTGAAAATTGCTCTAATAAAAAGCTGCCAACCATTGCAGCATGTTTACTAGTTCCACAAGCAATAATTTCAATTCTCTCAATTGATTCAAAAAACTTTGTATCAAAAGGATAATTAATTTGATATTTGCCATCGTCTAAGTTTTGAATCAAATAATTTTCCAACCAGTTTTTTGCAGTCTGTGGCTGATCATATATCTCTTTTAACATATAGTGTTTAAAATTCATCTTATCCATTACTTGCTCTGAAACTTTTAGAGAAACTGGATTTCGATATTGTCTCTCATTGTTTATGTCATAAATTTCTATTCCAAGAGGAGTCAACAAAGCTATTTCTTCATCCTCCAAAGGCAAAATAATATTTGTAAAATTTGCAATGGCTGGTGTATCACTTGCACAGATAAATTCCCCTTCTCCCAAACCAATAATCAAAGGTGCTTGTCTTCTCGCAACTACCAGAGAGGTTGGAGCATCAGACCATAAAACGGCTAAGGCATAAGATCCTTCTAGATCAGATAAAACATTTCTCACGGCCACTAATAATGTTGAGCCATTATTCTCAAGGTTAAGTTTACTTAATGTATTTAATTCTCTTTTAATTAGATGAGGAATTACCTCGGTATCTGTATCAGAATTGAAAATAGTGCCCTCTTTCTCAAGTTTATTTTTTAAATCTTGGAAATTTTCAATTATGCCATTTTGAACAACGGCTATAGTTCCTGAACTATCGATATGAGGATGGGCATTTTTAACCTCAGGTTTTCCATGAGTTGCCCATCTAGTATGACCTATACCAACAGTTCCTGGGATATTTTCTTCGTTAAGATTTTTGATTAAGTTCTTAAGTTTTCCCTCTGCTTTGTTACAAATAATAGAATTTGTTTCAGAGTTGATTACTGCAATACCCGCAGAGTCATATCCTCTATATTCAAGTTTTTCTAATCCATTAATTAATAATGGTAAAGCTTTTTTATAACCTGTTACAGCAACTATTCCACACATACATTTTTTTTTTCCAATTATATTTGAAAAAAAATAAGTATTTTTAAAACATGGACTCTCTTAAAACTGCACTATGTCAATTAGTATGCTAATCCCATACTCCTAGAGGTTTCATCTCCTAAATAAACACGAATACTTAAGAAATCTGTAGGACAAGCAGTTTCGCATCTCTTACAACCTACGCAATCTTCAGTTCTTGGCGATGACGCAATTTGGCCAGCTTTACAGCCATCCCATGGAACCATCTCTAAAACATCCAGTGGGCAAGCCCTTACACATTGGGTACATCCAATGCAAGTGTCATAAATTTTAACTGCGTGTGACATGGAAAATTGTCTTTTGAACCTCGTCTTATAATACTATTGTCTTACAAAGAAATTAAAAAAATTAAGATATGCTTCACTCTTGTTAACTCTAGGGCATAAAATCATATAGATAATTTAGTTATTTAAATAAACTATGTCACAAGAAATCCTAGAAAAAGTTTGCTCCATCGTTTCAGAACAATTGAGTGTCGAGGCAGGAGAAGTTAAATCTGATTCAAATTTCCAAAATGATTTAGGGGCAGATTCTCTTGATACCGTCGAATTAGTTATGGCTCTTGAAGAGGCATTTGACATTGAAATTCCTGATGAAGCAGCTGAAGGAATAGCAACGGTTGGCGATGCAGTAAAATTCATCGAAGAAAAAAAAGGTTAATCAAGGATGCCAAATTTCCATCGAGTAGTTATTACAGGAATTGGAGCAGTAACTCCAATTGGTAATAACATTGATGAATATTTAGTTAGTCTTCAAAAAGGTATTAATGGGGTTTCAGATATTACTCTCTTTAATCCCGAACAACATCCTTGCAAATTTGCAGCGGAAGTTAAAAATCTTCAATCTGAAAATTTTATTGAAACTAAAGAATCCAAAAGATGGGATCGTTTTTCCCAGTTTGGAGTTATTGCTGCAAAGCAAGCCTTTAGTGATTCTGGACTTGAAATTACTGA
Coding sequences:
- a CDS encoding ribonuclease III family protein, producing MTNIINAKRINQITTFLQSLNIKSKRFTELIRSQNISIIEDFNRAFIHSSEDKIINYEKLEFFGDAVLRLAASNFIEKKYPQMNVGERSELRAQIVSDEWLTKLGEKIDIEKLIIKGPKALGDENSKKTITGEATEALIGAVYKCFNSIEEVNLWLDDIWEEDSEIFLKAPYKFKSKTVLQEWCQSKGLDLPVYKIIEVSNKNGDPKRFSCDVFIEGLKESSAFGKSHKQAETNAARVLIEKFITTGKI
- a CDS encoding NAD(P)H dehydrogenase subunit NdhS, producing MELSTKPILPGSFVVVKDNNSIYRGYKGFVQRVTNKRAAVLFEGGNWDKLITFQLNNLEIV
- the rimM gene encoding ribosome maturation factor RimM (Essential for efficient processing of 16S rRNA); the encoded protein is MINKNEWLIVGLITSCHGINGQVKVKSLSDFDERFLKPGIRWLQKENEPPSKIELISGFKQPGKETFIIKIQGINTRNLAEQLKKFKILVKSDNLPNLKKEEFHLLELIDLKVKILENNELKIIGKVINLENEKNNLLVIELFKNQKKVLIPFVKEIVPSVDIKNNFLIINPPSGLLELYI
- the glmS gene encoding glutamine--fructose-6-phosphate transaminase (isomerizing) — its product is MCGIVAVTGYKKALPLLINGLEKLEYRGYDSAGIAVINSETNSIICNKAEGKLKNLIKNLNEENIPGTVGIGHTRWATHGKPEVKNAHPHIDSSGTIAVVQNGIIENFQDLKNKLEKEGTIFNSDTDTEVIPHLIKRELNTLSKLNLENNGSTLLVAVRNVLSDLEGSYALAVLWSDAPTSLVVARRQAPLIIGLGEGEFICASDTPAIANFTNIILPLEDEEIALLTPLGIEIYDINNERQYRNPVSLKVSEQVMDKMNFKHYMLKEIYDQPQTAKNWLENYLIQNLDDGKYQINYPFDTKFFESIERIEIIACGTSKHAAMVGSFLLEQFSGIPTNVFYASEFRYSPPPLLPNTLTIGVTQSGETADTIAAIDMEIKRRSSIEDKNFKPNLIAITNRKESSIGRLVLNIVDICAGIEVGVAATKTFFAQLLSFYGLAIKFAEIKGSQSSDEISQLITELIKLPPLIEDLLEQHNKSSEKLAHDFFNIKDVIFLGRGINYPIALEGALKLKEISYIHAAGYPAGEMKHGPIALLDKKVPVISIASPGEVFDKVISNAQEAKARDSYLIGIAPECNGTEIFDYLMKVPSSNEWISPLLNVVPLQLLSYHIAAHRGLDVDQPRNLAKSVTVE
- the psaC gene encoding photosystem I iron-sulfur center protein PsaC, producing the protein MSHAVKIYDTCIGCTQCVRACPLDVLEMVPWDGCKAGQIASSPRTEDCVGCKRCETACPTDFLSIRVYLGDETSRSMGLAY
- the acpP gene encoding acyl carrier protein; this translates as MSQEILEKVCSIVSEQLSVEAGEVKSDSNFQNDLGADSLDTVELVMALEEAFDIEIPDEAAEGIATVGDAVKFIEEKKG